In Monomorium pharaonis isolate MP-MQ-018 chromosome 3, ASM1337386v2, whole genome shotgun sequence, a genomic segment contains:
- the LOC105835890 gene encoding piwi-like protein Siwi isoform X2: MSKQERSYDTDESSTSYRKKPYDRGSESERAPRGIVKKIKQEDDPQPSTSQYVPMEIKEEESEIKSEIKSENGSTKETRSRCKLEPIFVSRPSTLVTKKGTSGEHIMLQSNHFKLPTVPNWRLYQYRVDFEPEEMRTFIRKGMLKLHKDKVGPYIFDGTILYTSTRLPDKMEFTSVRQSDNVPVNIVICFVGPLSPDDPHFTVIFNIIMRKCLEYLRLQLVGRDYYDANNKVIINQFRLELWPGYITSIRQYENDVLLCAEISHKVMRQETLLHILIDYRRRSDNYKDEFYRYVLGMMVLTDYNNYTYRIIDVDFETCPASTFLMKNEDISYQEYYRRKYGIEITNPTQPMLVTKTKRKGNAEQEQVYLIPELCRPTGLTDNMKENFNLMKALAHHTCISPASRIEKLMRFNNRLRGEPKVIQELQDWNMTLERNLVEIPSRVLPNIPLLVANDTINKGQQHGNFNQRGDWSRDMQRACLLHSKELRNWIVITSSQSKGTTWRFIEMIKDVSRRISFRVENPHIESLYDDNAKAYTEKLEIILSKHTPDLIFCVVSNSRTDRYAAIKKKCCLDRPVPSQVFLQKNLNGRNTMSIATKVAIQMNCKLGGAPWTIDNDLKGLMTIGFDVCRDSITTGKDFLAMVATVDQRLTRYFSSISLYSSSEDLTDQLCVNLSKAVMAYRSINKALPMHLVIYRDGVSEGQVRQVYETEVERLKKKLEEMYYGPNFKMIFIIVTKKINVRLFKYKNNPPIGTVVDDVITNPFRYDFYLVSQQVRQGTISPTSYNVIYDNTGLDADTIQTLTFKLTHIYYNCSSTVRVPAPCHYAKKLSFLVGRLLHRPPSSQLENRLFFL, translated from the exons ATGTCCAAACAAGAGAGAAGTTATGATACTGATGAATCCTCTACCTCGTATCGTAAAAAACCGTACGATAGAGGCTCAGAGTCG gaaCGAGCACCAAGAGGAATCGTCAAA AAAATTAAGCAAGAAGATGATCCTCAACCGAGCACATCCCAATATGTACCAATGGaaattaaagaagaagaaa GTGAAATTAAAAGTGAGATTAAAAGTGAAAATGGCTCGACAAAAGAGACACGTAGTCGATGTAAGCTGGAGCCTATTTTTGTTAGTAGACCAAGTACCTTAGTAACTAAAAAAG gTACATCTGGAGAACATATAATGCTGCAATCTAATCATTTCAAATTACCTACTGTACCAAATTGGCGTTTATATCAGTATCGGGTTGATTTCGAACCTGAAGAAATGCGTACATTTATTCGAAAAGGCATGCTTAAGTTGCATAAAGATAAAGTTGGACCATATATTTTTGACGGTACCATCCTCTATACAAGTACCCGTTTACCAgat aaaatggAATTTACATCAGTGAGACAATCCGATAATGTACCTGTCAATATTGTAATATGTTTCGTAGGACCATTGTCGCCGGATGATCCACATTttactgtaatttttaatataattatgaggAAGTGTTTGGAATATTTGCGCTTACAACTGGTGGGCCGTGATTACTATGACGCTAATAATAAA gtaattataaatcaatttagaTTGGAATTGTGGCCAGGCTATATTACATCTATCAGACAATATGAAAATGATGTTCTACTGTGTGCAGAAATATCACATAAAGTTATGCGTCAAGAAACACTGTTGCATATATTAATAGATTACCGCAGACGCAGTGATAACTATAAG gATGAATTCTATCGTTATGTTCTTGGAATGATGGTTCTTACGGACtacaataattatacgtaCAGAATCATAGATGTAGACTTTGAAACATGTCCTGCTTCCACTTTTCTCATGAAAAATGAAGATATATCTTATCAAGAATACTATAGAAGAAAATATGGAATAGAAATTACTAATCCTACGCAACCAATGTTGGTTACAAAGACCAAACGTAAAGGAAATGCAGAACAAGAACAAGTGTACTTAATCCCAGAATTATGTCGTCCTACAG gTTTGACTGAtaatatgaaagaaaatttcaacCTTATGAAAGCTTTAGCTCATCATACTTGTATTTCACCTGCATCTCGTATTGAAAAACTTATGAGATTTAATAATAGACTTCGTGGAGAACCAAAAGTCATTCAAGAATTGCAGGACTGGAATATGACATTGGAACGAAACCTAGTGGAGATTCCTAGTCGGGTATTGCCTAATATTCCACTTTTGGTTGCTAATGACACCATTAATAAAGGACAACAACATggtaattttaatcaaagagGAGATTGGTCACGGGATATGCAGAGAGCATGTTTATTGCACTCTAAGGAGTTAAGAAACTGGATAGTGATCACAAGTTCTCAAAGCAAAGGAACGACATGg AGGTTTATAGAAATGATAAAAGACGTGTCGCGAAGAATATCATTCAGAGTCGAGAACCCGCATATCGAATCTTTATACGACGATAATGCAAAAGCATATACTGAGAAGCTTGAAATAATTCTTAGTAAACACACTccagatttaatattttgcgtAGTGAGCAATTCTCGGACTGATCGTTACGCAgctattaagaaaaaatgttgtttaGATAGACCTGTACCATCACAagtttttctacaaaaaaatttaaatggaaGAAATACAATGAGTATTGCTACAAAAGTAGCAATTCAAATGAATTGTAAATTGGGTGGCGCTCCTTGGACGATCGACAATGATTTAAAGGGATTGATGACTATTGGTTTTGACGTGTGCCGTGATTCAATAACAACGGGCAAAGATTTTT tGGCTATGGTAGCAACTGTAGATCAAAGACTGACGCGATATTTCAGCTCCATTAGTTTATATAGTAGCAGTGAAGATCTTACAGATCAACTCTGCGTAAATTTATCTAAAGCTGTGATGGCGTATCGCTCCATTAATAAAGCCTTACCTATGCATCTTGTTATCTATCGTGATGGTGTCAGCGAAGGTCAGGTTCGTCAGGTTTACGAAACTGAAGTGGAAAGGCTGAAAAAGAAGCTTGAGGAAATGTATTATGGtcctaattttaaaatgatctTTATTATCGTGACGAAAAAAATCAACGTTCgacttttcaaatataaaaataatccaCCGATTGGTACAGTTGTCGACGATGTTATAACGAATCCGTTTAGATACGACTTTTATCTTGTATCACAGCAGGTTAGACAGGGTACAATTTCACCAACGTCATATAACGTTATCTACGATAATACGGGTTTAGATGCTGACACGATTCAAACTCTTACTTTTAAGTTAACtcatatatactataattgCTCAAGTACTGTTCGTGTACCAGCGCCATGTCATTATGCAAAGAAGTTATCGTTCTTAGTGGGACGACTTCTTCATCGGCCCCCAAGTTCACAGCTGGAAAATCGattgtttttcttataa
- the LOC105835890 gene encoding piwi-like protein Siwi isoform X1: MFIVFVGLNLFTSSCRLILFLARVYPCIYSYGQRGERAPRGIVKKIKQEDDPQPSTSQYVPMEIKEEESEIKSEIKSENGSTKETRSRCKLEPIFVSRPSTLVTKKGTSGEHIMLQSNHFKLPTVPNWRLYQYRVDFEPEEMRTFIRKGMLKLHKDKVGPYIFDGTILYTSTRLPDKMEFTSVRQSDNVPVNIVICFVGPLSPDDPHFTVIFNIIMRKCLEYLRLQLVGRDYYDANNKVIINQFRLELWPGYITSIRQYENDVLLCAEISHKVMRQETLLHILIDYRRRSDNYKDEFYRYVLGMMVLTDYNNYTYRIIDVDFETCPASTFLMKNEDISYQEYYRRKYGIEITNPTQPMLVTKTKRKGNAEQEQVYLIPELCRPTGLTDNMKENFNLMKALAHHTCISPASRIEKLMRFNNRLRGEPKVIQELQDWNMTLERNLVEIPSRVLPNIPLLVANDTINKGQQHGNFNQRGDWSRDMQRACLLHSKELRNWIVITSSQSKGTTWRFIEMIKDVSRRISFRVENPHIESLYDDNAKAYTEKLEIILSKHTPDLIFCVVSNSRTDRYAAIKKKCCLDRPVPSQVFLQKNLNGRNTMSIATKVAIQMNCKLGGAPWTIDNDLKGLMTIGFDVCRDSITTGKDFLAMVATVDQRLTRYFSSISLYSSSEDLTDQLCVNLSKAVMAYRSINKALPMHLVIYRDGVSEGQVRQVYETEVERLKKKLEEMYYGPNFKMIFIIVTKKINVRLFKYKNNPPIGTVVDDVITNPFRYDFYLVSQQVRQGTISPTSYNVIYDNTGLDADTIQTLTFKLTHIYYNCSSTVRVPAPCHYAKKLSFLVGRLLHRPPSSQLENRLFFL, encoded by the exons ATGTTTATAGTTTTTGTTGGTTTAAATTTGTTCACCTCGTCTTGCCGCctgattttatttcttgctaGAGTTTATCCATGTATCTACAGTTATGGACAAAGAGGG gaaCGAGCACCAAGAGGAATCGTCAAA AAAATTAAGCAAGAAGATGATCCTCAACCGAGCACATCCCAATATGTACCAATGGaaattaaagaagaagaaa GTGAAATTAAAAGTGAGATTAAAAGTGAAAATGGCTCGACAAAAGAGACACGTAGTCGATGTAAGCTGGAGCCTATTTTTGTTAGTAGACCAAGTACCTTAGTAACTAAAAAAG gTACATCTGGAGAACATATAATGCTGCAATCTAATCATTTCAAATTACCTACTGTACCAAATTGGCGTTTATATCAGTATCGGGTTGATTTCGAACCTGAAGAAATGCGTACATTTATTCGAAAAGGCATGCTTAAGTTGCATAAAGATAAAGTTGGACCATATATTTTTGACGGTACCATCCTCTATACAAGTACCCGTTTACCAgat aaaatggAATTTACATCAGTGAGACAATCCGATAATGTACCTGTCAATATTGTAATATGTTTCGTAGGACCATTGTCGCCGGATGATCCACATTttactgtaatttttaatataattatgaggAAGTGTTTGGAATATTTGCGCTTACAACTGGTGGGCCGTGATTACTATGACGCTAATAATAAA gtaattataaatcaatttagaTTGGAATTGTGGCCAGGCTATATTACATCTATCAGACAATATGAAAATGATGTTCTACTGTGTGCAGAAATATCACATAAAGTTATGCGTCAAGAAACACTGTTGCATATATTAATAGATTACCGCAGACGCAGTGATAACTATAAG gATGAATTCTATCGTTATGTTCTTGGAATGATGGTTCTTACGGACtacaataattatacgtaCAGAATCATAGATGTAGACTTTGAAACATGTCCTGCTTCCACTTTTCTCATGAAAAATGAAGATATATCTTATCAAGAATACTATAGAAGAAAATATGGAATAGAAATTACTAATCCTACGCAACCAATGTTGGTTACAAAGACCAAACGTAAAGGAAATGCAGAACAAGAACAAGTGTACTTAATCCCAGAATTATGTCGTCCTACAG gTTTGACTGAtaatatgaaagaaaatttcaacCTTATGAAAGCTTTAGCTCATCATACTTGTATTTCACCTGCATCTCGTATTGAAAAACTTATGAGATTTAATAATAGACTTCGTGGAGAACCAAAAGTCATTCAAGAATTGCAGGACTGGAATATGACATTGGAACGAAACCTAGTGGAGATTCCTAGTCGGGTATTGCCTAATATTCCACTTTTGGTTGCTAATGACACCATTAATAAAGGACAACAACATggtaattttaatcaaagagGAGATTGGTCACGGGATATGCAGAGAGCATGTTTATTGCACTCTAAGGAGTTAAGAAACTGGATAGTGATCACAAGTTCTCAAAGCAAAGGAACGACATGg AGGTTTATAGAAATGATAAAAGACGTGTCGCGAAGAATATCATTCAGAGTCGAGAACCCGCATATCGAATCTTTATACGACGATAATGCAAAAGCATATACTGAGAAGCTTGAAATAATTCTTAGTAAACACACTccagatttaatattttgcgtAGTGAGCAATTCTCGGACTGATCGTTACGCAgctattaagaaaaaatgttgtttaGATAGACCTGTACCATCACAagtttttctacaaaaaaatttaaatggaaGAAATACAATGAGTATTGCTACAAAAGTAGCAATTCAAATGAATTGTAAATTGGGTGGCGCTCCTTGGACGATCGACAATGATTTAAAGGGATTGATGACTATTGGTTTTGACGTGTGCCGTGATTCAATAACAACGGGCAAAGATTTTT tGGCTATGGTAGCAACTGTAGATCAAAGACTGACGCGATATTTCAGCTCCATTAGTTTATATAGTAGCAGTGAAGATCTTACAGATCAACTCTGCGTAAATTTATCTAAAGCTGTGATGGCGTATCGCTCCATTAATAAAGCCTTACCTATGCATCTTGTTATCTATCGTGATGGTGTCAGCGAAGGTCAGGTTCGTCAGGTTTACGAAACTGAAGTGGAAAGGCTGAAAAAGAAGCTTGAGGAAATGTATTATGGtcctaattttaaaatgatctTTATTATCGTGACGAAAAAAATCAACGTTCgacttttcaaatataaaaataatccaCCGATTGGTACAGTTGTCGACGATGTTATAACGAATCCGTTTAGATACGACTTTTATCTTGTATCACAGCAGGTTAGACAGGGTACAATTTCACCAACGTCATATAACGTTATCTACGATAATACGGGTTTAGATGCTGACACGATTCAAACTCTTACTTTTAAGTTAACtcatatatactataattgCTCAAGTACTGTTCGTGTACCAGCGCCATGTCATTATGCAAAGAAGTTATCGTTCTTAGTGGGACGACTTCTTCATCGGCCCCCAAGTTCACAGCTGGAAAATCGattgtttttcttataa
- the LOC105835890 gene encoding piwi-like protein Siwi isoform X3, giving the protein MEIKEEESEIKSEIKSENGSTKETRSRCKLEPIFVSRPSTLVTKKGTSGEHIMLQSNHFKLPTVPNWRLYQYRVDFEPEEMRTFIRKGMLKLHKDKVGPYIFDGTILYTSTRLPDKMEFTSVRQSDNVPVNIVICFVGPLSPDDPHFTVIFNIIMRKCLEYLRLQLVGRDYYDANNKVIINQFRLELWPGYITSIRQYENDVLLCAEISHKVMRQETLLHILIDYRRRSDNYKDEFYRYVLGMMVLTDYNNYTYRIIDVDFETCPASTFLMKNEDISYQEYYRRKYGIEITNPTQPMLVTKTKRKGNAEQEQVYLIPELCRPTGLTDNMKENFNLMKALAHHTCISPASRIEKLMRFNNRLRGEPKVIQELQDWNMTLERNLVEIPSRVLPNIPLLVANDTINKGQQHGNFNQRGDWSRDMQRACLLHSKELRNWIVITSSQSKGTTWRFIEMIKDVSRRISFRVENPHIESLYDDNAKAYTEKLEIILSKHTPDLIFCVVSNSRTDRYAAIKKKCCLDRPVPSQVFLQKNLNGRNTMSIATKVAIQMNCKLGGAPWTIDNDLKGLMTIGFDVCRDSITTGKDFLAMVATVDQRLTRYFSSISLYSSSEDLTDQLCVNLSKAVMAYRSINKALPMHLVIYRDGVSEGQVRQVYETEVERLKKKLEEMYYGPNFKMIFIIVTKKINVRLFKYKNNPPIGTVVDDVITNPFRYDFYLVSQQVRQGTISPTSYNVIYDNTGLDADTIQTLTFKLTHIYYNCSSTVRVPAPCHYAKKLSFLVGRLLHRPPSSQLENRLFFL; this is encoded by the exons ATGGaaattaaagaagaagaaa GTGAAATTAAAAGTGAGATTAAAAGTGAAAATGGCTCGACAAAAGAGACACGTAGTCGATGTAAGCTGGAGCCTATTTTTGTTAGTAGACCAAGTACCTTAGTAACTAAAAAAG gTACATCTGGAGAACATATAATGCTGCAATCTAATCATTTCAAATTACCTACTGTACCAAATTGGCGTTTATATCAGTATCGGGTTGATTTCGAACCTGAAGAAATGCGTACATTTATTCGAAAAGGCATGCTTAAGTTGCATAAAGATAAAGTTGGACCATATATTTTTGACGGTACCATCCTCTATACAAGTACCCGTTTACCAgat aaaatggAATTTACATCAGTGAGACAATCCGATAATGTACCTGTCAATATTGTAATATGTTTCGTAGGACCATTGTCGCCGGATGATCCACATTttactgtaatttttaatataattatgaggAAGTGTTTGGAATATTTGCGCTTACAACTGGTGGGCCGTGATTACTATGACGCTAATAATAAA gtaattataaatcaatttagaTTGGAATTGTGGCCAGGCTATATTACATCTATCAGACAATATGAAAATGATGTTCTACTGTGTGCAGAAATATCACATAAAGTTATGCGTCAAGAAACACTGTTGCATATATTAATAGATTACCGCAGACGCAGTGATAACTATAAG gATGAATTCTATCGTTATGTTCTTGGAATGATGGTTCTTACGGACtacaataattatacgtaCAGAATCATAGATGTAGACTTTGAAACATGTCCTGCTTCCACTTTTCTCATGAAAAATGAAGATATATCTTATCAAGAATACTATAGAAGAAAATATGGAATAGAAATTACTAATCCTACGCAACCAATGTTGGTTACAAAGACCAAACGTAAAGGAAATGCAGAACAAGAACAAGTGTACTTAATCCCAGAATTATGTCGTCCTACAG gTTTGACTGAtaatatgaaagaaaatttcaacCTTATGAAAGCTTTAGCTCATCATACTTGTATTTCACCTGCATCTCGTATTGAAAAACTTATGAGATTTAATAATAGACTTCGTGGAGAACCAAAAGTCATTCAAGAATTGCAGGACTGGAATATGACATTGGAACGAAACCTAGTGGAGATTCCTAGTCGGGTATTGCCTAATATTCCACTTTTGGTTGCTAATGACACCATTAATAAAGGACAACAACATggtaattttaatcaaagagGAGATTGGTCACGGGATATGCAGAGAGCATGTTTATTGCACTCTAAGGAGTTAAGAAACTGGATAGTGATCACAAGTTCTCAAAGCAAAGGAACGACATGg AGGTTTATAGAAATGATAAAAGACGTGTCGCGAAGAATATCATTCAGAGTCGAGAACCCGCATATCGAATCTTTATACGACGATAATGCAAAAGCATATACTGAGAAGCTTGAAATAATTCTTAGTAAACACACTccagatttaatattttgcgtAGTGAGCAATTCTCGGACTGATCGTTACGCAgctattaagaaaaaatgttgtttaGATAGACCTGTACCATCACAagtttttctacaaaaaaatttaaatggaaGAAATACAATGAGTATTGCTACAAAAGTAGCAATTCAAATGAATTGTAAATTGGGTGGCGCTCCTTGGACGATCGACAATGATTTAAAGGGATTGATGACTATTGGTTTTGACGTGTGCCGTGATTCAATAACAACGGGCAAAGATTTTT tGGCTATGGTAGCAACTGTAGATCAAAGACTGACGCGATATTTCAGCTCCATTAGTTTATATAGTAGCAGTGAAGATCTTACAGATCAACTCTGCGTAAATTTATCTAAAGCTGTGATGGCGTATCGCTCCATTAATAAAGCCTTACCTATGCATCTTGTTATCTATCGTGATGGTGTCAGCGAAGGTCAGGTTCGTCAGGTTTACGAAACTGAAGTGGAAAGGCTGAAAAAGAAGCTTGAGGAAATGTATTATGGtcctaattttaaaatgatctTTATTATCGTGACGAAAAAAATCAACGTTCgacttttcaaatataaaaataatccaCCGATTGGTACAGTTGTCGACGATGTTATAACGAATCCGTTTAGATACGACTTTTATCTTGTATCACAGCAGGTTAGACAGGGTACAATTTCACCAACGTCATATAACGTTATCTACGATAATACGGGTTTAGATGCTGACACGATTCAAACTCTTACTTTTAAGTTAACtcatatatactataattgCTCAAGTACTGTTCGTGTACCAGCGCCATGTCATTATGCAAAGAAGTTATCGTTCTTAGTGGGACGACTTCTTCATCGGCCCCCAAGTTCACAGCTGGAAAATCGattgtttttcttataa
- the LOC105837266 gene encoding RAC-beta serine/threonine-protein kinase B: MGDAAMNVAASGGGGGGGGGGGGGGGGGGGGSGGGGGGSGAGSGSGIGSGVSGSGSGSGGQRIVKEGWLQKRGEHIKNWRSRYFVLRDDGTLVGFKAKPDPQMATQTSTQPLNNFTVRGCQIMSVDRPKPFTFVIRGLQWTTVIERTFHVETEQEREDWVAAIRYVADRLANEENQQEQPQMQQSSSSEDVDMESSVGARSDSCSSLGVVSTDIDGGSIDELSAKFSVQGTSSSKSTGKKKVTLENFEFLKVLGKGTFGKVILCREKATGHLYAIKILRKEVIIRKDEVAHTLTENRVLRTTNHPFLISLKYSFQTADRLCFVMEYVNGGELFFHLSRSRVFGEDRTRFYGAEIISALGYLHSQGIIYRDLKLENLLLDKDGHIKIADFGLCKEDITYGRTTKTFCGTPEYLAPEVLEDNDYGRAVDWWGVGVVMYEMMCGRLPFYNKDHEKLFTLILLEEVRFPRTISNEARDMLGGLLIKDPSRRLGGGPNDAKDIMNHAFFSCINWTDLVQKKIPPPFKPQVTSDIDTRYFDSEFTGESVELTPPDQGCLGSGGGLNSIAEEQEHFPQFSYQESHSAATSSIVSINH, from the exons ATGGGGGACGCAGCGATGAACGTCGCAGCGtccggtggcggcggcggcggcggcggtggtggtggcggcggtggcggtggcggtggcggtggcagcggcggcggcggcggcggcagcggtgcTGGCAGCGGTAGCGGCATCGGCAGCGGCGTCAGCGGCAGCGGCAGCGGTAGCGGCGGTCAACGCATCGTCAAGGAAGGATGGCTTCAGAAACGCG GAGAGCACATAAAAAATTGGCGGTCAAGGTATTTCGTCCTGAGAGACGATGGTACGCTGGTTGGGTTCAAGGCGAAGCCTGATCCACAGATGGCTACACAAACGTCTACCCAACCGTTAAATAACTTCACAGTGCGTGGGTGCCAAATAATGTCGGTGGACAGACCTAAACCCTTTACGTTTGTTATCAGAGGCCTCCAGTGGACAACCGTGATTGAAAGAACGTTTCACGTGGAAACGGAACAAGAAAGGGAAGATTGGGTAGCAGCAATCAG aTATGTAGCGGATAGATTAGCAAATGAAGAAAATCAACAAGAGCAACCACAAATGCAACAATCTTCTTCATCAGAGGATGTTGATATGGAATCGTCAGTAGGTGCTAGGTCTGATTCCTGTAGTTCCTTAGGTGTTGTATCTACTGATATAGACGGTGGTAGTATCGATGAATTATCAGCAAAATTCAGTGTCCAAGGAACTTCGAGTAGTAAAAGTACTGGCAAAAAGAAAGTA actcttgaaaattttgaatttttaaaagttctgGGGAAAGGAACGTTTGGAAAGGTGATTCTTTGTAGAGAAAAAGCGACAGGACATTTATAcgctatcaaaattttaagaaaagaagTTATTATCCGTAAAGATGAAGTGGCACATACACTTACTGAGAATAGAGTATTACGTACTACTAATCATCCTTTTTTAATC TCTTTGAAATACAGTTTTCAAACGGCGGATAGGCTGTGTTTTGTTATGGAATATGTAAATGGTggcgaattattttttcatttgagTCGATCACGAGTATTTGGTGAGGATCGTACTCGATTTTATGGTGCAGAGATTATATCGGCCTTAGGTTACTTGCACTCGCAAGGGATTATATACCGTGATCTCAAATTGGAAAATCTCCTCTTAGATAAAGATGggcatataaaaattgctgaCTTTGGTTTGTGCAAAGAAGACATTACCTATG gGAGAACGACAAAAACATTTTGCGGAACGCCAGAGTATTTGGCACCAGAAGTACTTGAAGATAACGATTACGGACGAGCTGTGGATTGGTGGGGCGTGGGTGTAGTCATGTATGAAATGATGTGTGGTCGATTACCTTTTTATAACAAAGATCATGAAAAGCTATTTACGCTTATTTTATTGGAAGAAGTAAGATTTCCTAGGACGATTAGCAATGAAGCAAGAGATATGCTTGGTG GCTTATTAATAAAGGATCCAAGCAGAAGATTAGGTGGTGGACCTAATGATGCGAAGGACATCATGAATCATGCATTTTTCTCATGTATCAACTGGACAGACCTTGTCCAGAAGAAAATTCCTCCACCCTTTAAGCCGCAAGTGACTTCAGATATTGACACTCGATATTTTGATAGTGAATTTACCGGCGAAAGTGTTGAACTTACACCCCCAGATCAGGGCTGTTTGGGTAGTGGAGGTGGTTTAAATTCTATAGCGGAAGAACAAGAACATTTTCCCCAATTTTCATACCAGGAAAGTCATTCAGCAGCAACTTCTTCCATTGTTTCTATTAATCACTGA